GTTGATGAATTGGCAACATTAACTCATCAACATGGAGCATTATACATTGTTGCTGTAGATCCTATCTCACTTGGAATATTATCTCCACCTGGAGAATACGGTGCAGACATTGTCGTTGGAGAAGGTCAACCACTTGGTATCAATCAAAATTTTGGTGGACCTTATCTTGGTATCTTTGCAGTCAAAGAATTTCTCCTAAGAAGAGTTCCGGGAAGAATTTCTGGAATTACTGTTGACGTTGATGGTCAAAGAGGATTTGTACTCACAGTTCAAACTCGTGAGCAACATATCAGAAGAGAAAAAGCAACTTCAAATATTTGTACAAATCAAGGTTTGATGATGCTTGCCGCAACAGTTTATATGGCACTAATGGGCAAAAAAGGGATTCAAGAAGTTGCCAACTTATGTCTTCAAAAATCACATTATTTAGCAAACGAGATTGTTAAAATTCCGGGTTTTCATCTAAAATACAGAAGGCCCTTTTTTAAAGAATTTGTGGTTCAAACACCTAAACCAGAAGAAGAAATAATTACCGCATTAGCAAAAAAAGGAATACTAGC
This genomic interval from Caldisericia bacterium contains the following:
- a CDS encoding glycine dehydrogenase (acts in conjunction with GvcH to form H-protein-S-aminomethyldihydrolipoyllysine from glycine; forms a heterodimer with subunit 2 to form the P protein), which gives rise to VDELATLTHQHGALYIVAVDPISLGILSPPGEYGADIVVGEGQPLGINQNFGGPYLGIFAVKEFLLRRVPGRISGITVDVDGQRGFVLTVQTREQHIRREKATSNICTNQGLMMLAATVYMALMGKKGIQEVANLCLQKSHYLANEIVKIPGFHLKYRRPFFKEFVVQTPKPEEEIITALAKKGILAGVNLKQFDPQDDGILIAVTEKRTKKEIDNFIEELKKFQ